A single Lolium perenne isolate Kyuss_39 chromosome 6, Kyuss_2.0, whole genome shotgun sequence DNA region contains:
- the LOC127305884 gene encoding universal stress protein PHOS34: protein MATANLSSVVVAVDGSEESMKALSWALDSLRLRPDGALVVLHVQSPPGIASGLNPRPIPFGGPKIAEVPAFTQAIEAHQRRITEAIMEHALKICSDKNVEVKTEVVVGDPKEKICEVTAELKADLLVMGCRAFGPVKRMFLGSVSNYCINSVGCPVVVIKGT, encoded by the exons ATGGCCACGGCCAACCTCAGCagcgtggtggtggcggtggacgGCAGCGAGGAGAGCATGAAAGCGCTGAGCTGGGCGCTCGACAGCCTGCGCCTCCGCCCCGACGGCGCCCTCGTCGTGCTACATGTCCAGTCGCCGCCCGGCATCGCCTCCGGGCTCAACCCCAGACCCATCCCCTTCGGCGGCCCCA AGATCGCGGAGGTGCCGGCGTTCACGCAGGCGATCGAGGCGCACCAGCGGCGGATCACGGAGGCGATCATGGAGCACGCGCTCAAGATTTGCTCCGACAAGAAT GTGGAGGTGAAGACGGAGGTGGTGGTTGGGGATCCCAAGGAGAAGATCTGCGAGGTCACGGCCGAGCTCAAGGCCGATCTGCTCGTCATGGGGTGCCGGGCATTTGGGCCTGTCAAAAG GATGTTCCTGGGCAGTGTGAGCAACTACTGCATCAACAGCGTCGGCTGCCCCGTTGTTGTGATCAAGGGCACCTGA
- the LOC127305885 gene encoding peptidyl-prolyl cis-trans isomerase FKBP12 yields the protein MGFEKQILKIGTGPNPVKGQKVTVHCTGYGKDGDLTKKFWSTKDPGQEPFAFNIGLGKVIKGWDEGVLSMQLGEVARLTCTPDYAYGAGGFPAWGIRPNSVLVFEIEVLSAS from the exons ATGGGATTCGAGAAGCAGATCCTGAAAATCGGCACCGGCCCCAACCCCGTCAAGGGCCAGAAGGTCACCGTCCACTGCACCGGCTACG ggaaggatggtgatctgactAAGAAGTTCTGGAG TACCAAGGACCCTGGGCAGGAGCCATTTGCTTTCAACATTGGCCTGGGTAAAGTGATCAAAG GATGGGACGAGGGAGTCCTGAGCATGCAATTGGGTGAAGTCGCTCGTCTTACG TGCACCCCAGATTACGCCTATGGAGCCGGTGGCTTTCCAGCCTGGGGAATTCGGCCAAACTCTGTGCTGGTATTCGAGATCGAGGTTCTTAGCGCCAGCTGA
- the LOC127305886 gene encoding uncharacterized protein isoform X2, with product MDALRAARGAGGLGMPPPEKFRSGHLPRASVPSALRTSASSASDMDESSDADEVCSGGGGGGGRYSVDSSPRAHRAAAAPLYRYANAHAHQQQHHSSYYSSDGYSDLSSSRDTALPRPRTQQQARAAAAYAEEEEEYSDSAGSSEFSTQPTAARRSNGVGGGYASEYSHTGPARMEASNAVPKARVAAAANNKPSNSRNYQQDRYSAQVPAARANVKSSPQMDGLSDVPSAPPIHDYSQEASPAPHCDTRTGADASVSDGSTVKKEEQGDDILGANLPDKTNRSTLNGKHSSKPSSSVPVRVPTFHASLQGPWYSVLAYDACVRLCLHAWARGCMEAPVFLENECTLLRDTFSLQDVLLQSEEELMTKRASELVTEGAPSKPKKTIGKMKVQVRKVRMSVDMPSGCSFSSLPVVRFDSVKHRLSNVQSSITSGWETVRRVQVSPHVPPNSSFSKHSLAYMQASAQYIKQVSGLLKVGVSTLRSSSADEIQQETYSCKLRLKSSPEDDVVPMQPGSGETHLFFPDSLGDDLIIDVSDSKGKPCGRVVAQVATMAEEPADKLRWWSIYREPEHELAGRIHLYVQYTTAADENNKKYGSVAETVAYDIVLEVAMKAQHIQQRNLVLQGSWKWLLTEFASYYGVSDAYTKLRYLSYIVDIATPTADWLNLVHELLLPVLMKSHDTAPLSHQENRILGEVEEQIEQTLAMVFENYKCLDESVVSGLVEDFRPPTGLAASALEPAIKLYSLLHDVLSPEAQLRLCGYFQAAARKRSRRHMLETDEFVAGNSEGIKMDLVYFTTAYQKMKSLCHNLRNEIFTDIEIHNHHILPSFVDLPNLTASIYSVELSNRIRSFLVACPPAGPSSPVADLVIATADFQKDLASWNICTIKAGVDAKELFHLYIVLWIEDKRRALLENCRLDKVKWSGVRTQHMTTPFVEEMYDLLKNTLTEYEVIICRWPEYIFVLENAIADVEKAVIDSLERQYAEILAPLKDCIAPKKFGLKYVQKLTKRNSTCPYIVPEDLGILLNTMKRLLDVLRPRIESHLRSWSSCIPHGGNTAAIGERLSEVTVTLRAKFRNYMQAVVEKLSENTRMQNTTKLKKIIQDSKELVMEADIRSRMQDLKDQLIEAINHIHKVSEVHVFVAICRGLWDRMGKDVLSFLENRKENKAWYKGARVSVSVLDDTFASQMQQLLGNTLQQKDLEPPRSIMEVRSILCKDAAPRQKNSSFYY from the exons ATGGACGCGCTGCGGGCGGCGCGGGGCGCGGGCGGGCTCGGCATGCCGCCGCCGGAGAAGTTCCGGAGCGGGCACCTGCCCCGCGCCTCCGTACCTTCCGCGCTGCGGACCAGCGCCTCATCCGCCTCCGACATGGACGAGTCCTCCGACGCCGACGAGgtctgcagcggcggcggcggcggcggcggcaggtacTCCGTCGACTCCTCGCCGCGGGcgcaccgcgccgccgccgcgccgctctACCGCTACGCCAACGCGCACGCccaccagcagcagcaccacaGCAGCTACTACTCCAGCGACGGCTACTCGGATCTGAGCTCCTCCCGGGACACGGCGCTGCCCAGGCCGCGCACGCAGCAGcaggcgcgcgccgccgccgcgtacgcggaggaggaggaggagtactcCGACTCCGCCGGCAGCTCCGAGTTCTCCACCCAGCCCACTGCGGCGCGCCGGAGCAACGGCGTGGGCGGCGGGTACGCGTCGGAGTACTCCCACACCGGCCCGGCCAGGATGGAGGCGAGCAATGCGGTTCCCAAGGCTCGCGTCGCAGCAGCAGCGAACAACAAGCCTTCAAACTCGAGGAATTACCAGCAGGACCGCTACTCTGCCCAGGTCCCTGCTGCTCGAGCCAACGTCAAATCTTCCCCCCAGATG GATGGTTTATCTGATGTCCCCAGTGCCCCACCAATACATGATTACAGTCAGGAAGCTTCACCAGCTCCTCACTGTGATACCAGAACTGGTGCAGATGCAAGTGTATCGGATGGTTCAACTGTCAAAAAAGAGGAACAGGGTGATGATATCTTGGGAGCTAACTTGCCTGACAAGACTAATAG GAGCACTTTGAATGGAAAGCACAGCAGCAAGCCATCTAGTTCAGTTCCTGTTCGGGTCCCAACGTTTCATGCCAG TTTGCAAGGGCCATGGTATTCCGTCCTTGCATATGATGCTTGTGTTCGCCTGTGTCTTCATGCATGGGCTAGAGGCTGTATGGAAGCTCCAGTTTTTCTGGAAAATGAATGCACGTTGTTGAGAGATACATTTAG CTTGCAAGATGTGCTGCTGCAATCTGAAGAGGAGCTTATGACAAAACGGGCATCAGAACTAGTTACTGAAGGCGCTCCATCAAAACCCAAGAAAACAATTGGCAAAATGAAAGTACAAG TTCGCAAAGTTCGTATGTCTGTAGACATGCCTTCTGGTTGCAGTTTTTCATCATTGCCAGTGGTGAGATTCGATTCAGTTAAGCACCGTTTGTCCAACGTACAATCATCAATCACATCTGGGTGGGAGACAGTCAGGAGAGTTCAAGTATCACCGCATGTACCCCCTAATAGTTCATTTTCGAAGCACAGCTTAGCATACATGCAAGCAAGTGCTCAATATATAAAGCAGGTATCTGGTCTGCTAAAAGTTGGCGTGAGTACCCTTCGCAGCAGTTCAGCAGATGAAATACAACAAG AGACATATTCGTGCAAACTGAGGCTTAAAAGTTCACCTGAAGATGACGTGGTACCAATGCAGCCAGGATCTGGAGAAACACATCTTTT CTTTCCAGATAGTCTGGGAGATGATTTGATCATTGATGTATCCGATTCCAAAGGAAAACCCTGTGGGCGTGTTGTTGCTCAAGTTGCTACAATGGCAGAGGAACCT GCTGACAAACTTCGCTGGTGGTCAATATACCGGGAGCCTGAGCATGAGCTTGCGGGCCGCATACATCTGTATGTCCAATATACAACTGCTGCGGATGAAAACAACAAAAAG TATGGCTCAGTTGCAGAGACTGTGGCGTATGACATTGTTTTGGAAGTTGCAATGAAAGCACAACACATTCAGCAAAGAAATCTTGTCTTGCAAGGTTCTTGGAAATGGTTGCTCACAGAATTTGCATCATACTATGGGGTTTCAGATGCCTACACTAAGTTGAG GTACCTTTCTTATATTGTGGATATTGCAACCCCGACTGCTGACTGGCTGAATCTGGTGCATGAACTCTTGCTGCCAGTATTAATGAAGAGCCATGATACTGCCCCATTGAGCCATCAAGAG AATCGAATACTTGGGGAAGTTGAAGAACAAATCGAGCAGACTTTAGCAATGGTATTTGAGAATTACAAGTGCCTTGATGAGTCAGTGGTCTCTGGACTCGTGGAAGACTTTAGGCCTCCAACTGGATTGGCCGCGTCAGCTCTGGAGCCGGCTATAAAGTTGTACAGTCTACTACATGATGTGCTATCTCCAGAGGCCCAACTGAGACTGTGTGGTTACTTCCAG GCTGCTGCCAGGAAGCGATCGAGGAGGCACATGCTTGAAACTGATGAATTTGTGGCAGGAAATTCTGAAGGCATAAAGATGGACTTGGTGTACTTTACAACGGCTTACCAGAAGATGAAATCATTGTGCCATAATTTGCGTAATGAAATTTTTACAGACATTGAAATTCATAATCATCACATACTTCCCAG TTTTGTCGACCTCCCCAATTTGACAGCCTCCATCTATAGTGTGGAGCTCTCAAATAGAATACGCTCGTTCCTTGTTGCCTGCCCTCCTGCTGGCCCTTCATCTCCTGTTGCAGATTTGGTGATTGCTACTGCAGATTTTCAGAAGGATCTTGCCAGCTGGAACATTTG CACTATTAAAGCTGGCGTTGATGCAAAAGAGTTGTTCCATTTATACATTGTATTATGGATTGAAGACAAACGCAGAGCATTGCTGGAAAATTGCAGGCTGGATAAG GTTAAATGGTCAGGAGTTAGGACTCAGCATATGACAACACCTTTTGTTGAAGAGATGTATGACTTGTTGAAGAATACATTGACAGAGTATGAGGTTATCATTTGTCGGTGGCCAGAGTACATATTTGTTCTTGAGAAT GCTATTGCAGATGTTGAGAAAGCGGTGATCGACTCCCTCGAAAGGCAGTATGCGGAGATTTTGGCTCCACTAAAGGATTGTATCGCCCCAAAGAAATTTGGCCTCAAATATGTACAAAAGCTAACAAAGCGCAATTCGACGTGCCCATATATTGTACCTGaagat CTTGGAATCCTCTTGAATACAATGAAAAGACTATTGGATGTTTTGCGGCCACGGATCGAGAGCCATCTGAGGTCATGGAGTTCCTGTATACCTCATGGAGGAAATACAGCTGCCATTGGTGAAAGACTCAGCGAGGTCACTGTAACATTGAGAGCCAAATTCCGAAACTACATGCAAGCAGTTGTTGAGAAGCTCTCTGAAAAT ACCCGCATGCAGAACACCACAAAGCTCAAGAAGATCATCCAGGATTCAAAAGAATTGGTCATGGAGGCTGATATCCGCAGCAGGATGCAGGATTTGAAGGATCAGTTAATTGAGGCAATAAATCATATCCACAAAGTCTCCGAAGTTCATGTGTTTGTAGCCATATGCCGGGGCCTTTGGGACCGTATGGGAAAG GATGTCTTGAGTTTCCTGGAAAATCGCAAAGAAAACAAGGCCTGGTACAAAGGGGCGAGAGTCTCAGTATCT GTTCTTGATGATACGTTTGCATCCCAGATGCAGCAGCTGCTTGGTAATACGCTCCAGCAGAAGGACCTGGAGCCACCTAGGTCGATAATGGAAGTTAGGTCAATTCTCTGCAAAGATGCTGCACCCCGACAAAAGAACTCCAGCTTTTACTATTGA
- the LOC127305882 gene encoding uncharacterized protein At2g39795, mitochondrial, producing MALFAAARRAATCSLPLLRASTASRGAASLLRPLAAAAARPMPFSSATAVKPSSDDELLRVIKSEIKFAEDCDDHDRVEEIPENFPFKITDKKGLNEITLTRTYQGEKIEVLVSMPSLVTGDEAEHDQDEDDKEKDDDQEDGEKAPKSTIPLVVTVSKSDGPSLEFTCTAYPDEILIDTLSVKQPAANEDEELIAYEGPDFNDLDENLQRAFHKYLELRGITPLTTNFLHEYMINKDSREYLFWLNKLKDFVKQ from the exons ATGGCCCTcttcgccgccgcccgccgcgccgccacctGCTCCCTCCCCCTCCTCCGCGCGTCCACCGCATCGCGCGGCGCCGCATCCCTGCTCCGCCCCCTGGCAGCCGCGGCGGCGCGGCCGATGCCCTTCTCGTCGGCGACCGCGGTGAAGCCTAGCTCCGACGACGAGCTCCTCCGCGTCATCAAGTCCGAGATAAAATTCGCCGAGGACTGCGACGACCACGACCGG GTTGAGGAGATCCCAGAGAActttcctttcaaaatcacagacAAGAAGGGCCTCAATGAGATCACTCTAACAAGAACTTACCAGGGAGAGAAGATCGAGGTGTTGGTCTCCATGCCCAGCCTAGTCACCGGAGACGAGGCAGAGCATGACCAGGATGAGGATGACAAAGAGAAAGACGATGATCAGGAAGATGGCGAGAAGGCCCCAAAATCCACCATCCCCCTCGTGGTCACCGTCTCCAAGAGTGATGGCCCGAGCCTCGAGTTCACCTGCACTGCCTACCCCGACGAGATCTTGATCGACACCTTGTCTGTGAAGCAGCCAGCAGCGAACGAGGATGAGGAGCTGATTGCGTACGAGGGCCCTGATTTCAA CGACCTTGATGAGAACCTGCAGAGGGCGTTCCACAAGTACCTGGAACTGCGGGGGATCACGCCCTTGACCACCAACTTCCTGCATGAGTACATGATCAACAAGGACAGCCGCGAGTACCTCTTCTGGCTGAACAAGCTCAAGGACTTTGTCAAGCAGTAG
- the LOC127305886 gene encoding uncharacterized protein isoform X1, producing MPSMMFTEGLDRDALKWVREGHGAGALHSHDRMDALRAARGAGGLGMPPPEKFRSGHLPRASVPSALRTSASSASDMDESSDADEVCSGGGGGGGRYSVDSSPRAHRAAAAPLYRYANAHAHQQQHHSSYYSSDGYSDLSSSRDTALPRPRTQQQARAAAAYAEEEEEYSDSAGSSEFSTQPTAARRSNGVGGGYASEYSHTGPARMEASNAVPKARVAAAANNKPSNSRNYQQDRYSAQVPAARANVKSSPQMDGLSDVPSAPPIHDYSQEASPAPHCDTRTGADASVSDGSTVKKEEQGDDILGANLPDKTNRSTLNGKHSSKPSSSVPVRVPTFHASLQGPWYSVLAYDACVRLCLHAWARGCMEAPVFLENECTLLRDTFSLQDVLLQSEEELMTKRASELVTEGAPSKPKKTIGKMKVQVRKVRMSVDMPSGCSFSSLPVVRFDSVKHRLSNVQSSITSGWETVRRVQVSPHVPPNSSFSKHSLAYMQASAQYIKQVSGLLKVGVSTLRSSSADEIQQETYSCKLRLKSSPEDDVVPMQPGSGETHLFFPDSLGDDLIIDVSDSKGKPCGRVVAQVATMAEEPADKLRWWSIYREPEHELAGRIHLYVQYTTAADENNKKYGSVAETVAYDIVLEVAMKAQHIQQRNLVLQGSWKWLLTEFASYYGVSDAYTKLRYLSYIVDIATPTADWLNLVHELLLPVLMKSHDTAPLSHQENRILGEVEEQIEQTLAMVFENYKCLDESVVSGLVEDFRPPTGLAASALEPAIKLYSLLHDVLSPEAQLRLCGYFQAAARKRSRRHMLETDEFVAGNSEGIKMDLVYFTTAYQKMKSLCHNLRNEIFTDIEIHNHHILPSFVDLPNLTASIYSVELSNRIRSFLVACPPAGPSSPVADLVIATADFQKDLASWNICTIKAGVDAKELFHLYIVLWIEDKRRALLENCRLDKVKWSGVRTQHMTTPFVEEMYDLLKNTLTEYEVIICRWPEYIFVLENAIADVEKAVIDSLERQYAEILAPLKDCIAPKKFGLKYVQKLTKRNSTCPYIVPEDLGILLNTMKRLLDVLRPRIESHLRSWSSCIPHGGNTAAIGERLSEVTVTLRAKFRNYMQAVVEKLSENTRMQNTTKLKKIIQDSKELVMEADIRSRMQDLKDQLIEAINHIHKVSEVHVFVAICRGLWDRMGKDVLSFLENRKENKAWYKGARVSVSVLDDTFASQMQQLLGNTLQQKDLEPPRSIMEVRSILCKDAAPRQKNSSFYY from the exons ATGCCCTCCATGATGTTCACCGAGGGGCTGGATCGGGACGCGCTCAAGTGGGTGCGCGAG GGACACGGCGCGGGCGCGCTGCACAGCCACGACCGGATGGACGCGCTGCGGGCGGCGCGGGGCGCGGGCGGGCTCGGCATGCCGCCGCCGGAGAAGTTCCGGAGCGGGCACCTGCCCCGCGCCTCCGTACCTTCCGCGCTGCGGACCAGCGCCTCATCCGCCTCCGACATGGACGAGTCCTCCGACGCCGACGAGgtctgcagcggcggcggcggcggcggcggcaggtacTCCGTCGACTCCTCGCCGCGGGcgcaccgcgccgccgccgcgccgctctACCGCTACGCCAACGCGCACGCccaccagcagcagcaccacaGCAGCTACTACTCCAGCGACGGCTACTCGGATCTGAGCTCCTCCCGGGACACGGCGCTGCCCAGGCCGCGCACGCAGCAGcaggcgcgcgccgccgccgcgtacgcggaggaggaggaggagtactcCGACTCCGCCGGCAGCTCCGAGTTCTCCACCCAGCCCACTGCGGCGCGCCGGAGCAACGGCGTGGGCGGCGGGTACGCGTCGGAGTACTCCCACACCGGCCCGGCCAGGATGGAGGCGAGCAATGCGGTTCCCAAGGCTCGCGTCGCAGCAGCAGCGAACAACAAGCCTTCAAACTCGAGGAATTACCAGCAGGACCGCTACTCTGCCCAGGTCCCTGCTGCTCGAGCCAACGTCAAATCTTCCCCCCAGATG GATGGTTTATCTGATGTCCCCAGTGCCCCACCAATACATGATTACAGTCAGGAAGCTTCACCAGCTCCTCACTGTGATACCAGAACTGGTGCAGATGCAAGTGTATCGGATGGTTCAACTGTCAAAAAAGAGGAACAGGGTGATGATATCTTGGGAGCTAACTTGCCTGACAAGACTAATAG GAGCACTTTGAATGGAAAGCACAGCAGCAAGCCATCTAGTTCAGTTCCTGTTCGGGTCCCAACGTTTCATGCCAG TTTGCAAGGGCCATGGTATTCCGTCCTTGCATATGATGCTTGTGTTCGCCTGTGTCTTCATGCATGGGCTAGAGGCTGTATGGAAGCTCCAGTTTTTCTGGAAAATGAATGCACGTTGTTGAGAGATACATTTAG CTTGCAAGATGTGCTGCTGCAATCTGAAGAGGAGCTTATGACAAAACGGGCATCAGAACTAGTTACTGAAGGCGCTCCATCAAAACCCAAGAAAACAATTGGCAAAATGAAAGTACAAG TTCGCAAAGTTCGTATGTCTGTAGACATGCCTTCTGGTTGCAGTTTTTCATCATTGCCAGTGGTGAGATTCGATTCAGTTAAGCACCGTTTGTCCAACGTACAATCATCAATCACATCTGGGTGGGAGACAGTCAGGAGAGTTCAAGTATCACCGCATGTACCCCCTAATAGTTCATTTTCGAAGCACAGCTTAGCATACATGCAAGCAAGTGCTCAATATATAAAGCAGGTATCTGGTCTGCTAAAAGTTGGCGTGAGTACCCTTCGCAGCAGTTCAGCAGATGAAATACAACAAG AGACATATTCGTGCAAACTGAGGCTTAAAAGTTCACCTGAAGATGACGTGGTACCAATGCAGCCAGGATCTGGAGAAACACATCTTTT CTTTCCAGATAGTCTGGGAGATGATTTGATCATTGATGTATCCGATTCCAAAGGAAAACCCTGTGGGCGTGTTGTTGCTCAAGTTGCTACAATGGCAGAGGAACCT GCTGACAAACTTCGCTGGTGGTCAATATACCGGGAGCCTGAGCATGAGCTTGCGGGCCGCATACATCTGTATGTCCAATATACAACTGCTGCGGATGAAAACAACAAAAAG TATGGCTCAGTTGCAGAGACTGTGGCGTATGACATTGTTTTGGAAGTTGCAATGAAAGCACAACACATTCAGCAAAGAAATCTTGTCTTGCAAGGTTCTTGGAAATGGTTGCTCACAGAATTTGCATCATACTATGGGGTTTCAGATGCCTACACTAAGTTGAG GTACCTTTCTTATATTGTGGATATTGCAACCCCGACTGCTGACTGGCTGAATCTGGTGCATGAACTCTTGCTGCCAGTATTAATGAAGAGCCATGATACTGCCCCATTGAGCCATCAAGAG AATCGAATACTTGGGGAAGTTGAAGAACAAATCGAGCAGACTTTAGCAATGGTATTTGAGAATTACAAGTGCCTTGATGAGTCAGTGGTCTCTGGACTCGTGGAAGACTTTAGGCCTCCAACTGGATTGGCCGCGTCAGCTCTGGAGCCGGCTATAAAGTTGTACAGTCTACTACATGATGTGCTATCTCCAGAGGCCCAACTGAGACTGTGTGGTTACTTCCAG GCTGCTGCCAGGAAGCGATCGAGGAGGCACATGCTTGAAACTGATGAATTTGTGGCAGGAAATTCTGAAGGCATAAAGATGGACTTGGTGTACTTTACAACGGCTTACCAGAAGATGAAATCATTGTGCCATAATTTGCGTAATGAAATTTTTACAGACATTGAAATTCATAATCATCACATACTTCCCAG TTTTGTCGACCTCCCCAATTTGACAGCCTCCATCTATAGTGTGGAGCTCTCAAATAGAATACGCTCGTTCCTTGTTGCCTGCCCTCCTGCTGGCCCTTCATCTCCTGTTGCAGATTTGGTGATTGCTACTGCAGATTTTCAGAAGGATCTTGCCAGCTGGAACATTTG CACTATTAAAGCTGGCGTTGATGCAAAAGAGTTGTTCCATTTATACATTGTATTATGGATTGAAGACAAACGCAGAGCATTGCTGGAAAATTGCAGGCTGGATAAG GTTAAATGGTCAGGAGTTAGGACTCAGCATATGACAACACCTTTTGTTGAAGAGATGTATGACTTGTTGAAGAATACATTGACAGAGTATGAGGTTATCATTTGTCGGTGGCCAGAGTACATATTTGTTCTTGAGAAT GCTATTGCAGATGTTGAGAAAGCGGTGATCGACTCCCTCGAAAGGCAGTATGCGGAGATTTTGGCTCCACTAAAGGATTGTATCGCCCCAAAGAAATTTGGCCTCAAATATGTACAAAAGCTAACAAAGCGCAATTCGACGTGCCCATATATTGTACCTGaagat CTTGGAATCCTCTTGAATACAATGAAAAGACTATTGGATGTTTTGCGGCCACGGATCGAGAGCCATCTGAGGTCATGGAGTTCCTGTATACCTCATGGAGGAAATACAGCTGCCATTGGTGAAAGACTCAGCGAGGTCACTGTAACATTGAGAGCCAAATTCCGAAACTACATGCAAGCAGTTGTTGAGAAGCTCTCTGAAAAT ACCCGCATGCAGAACACCACAAAGCTCAAGAAGATCATCCAGGATTCAAAAGAATTGGTCATGGAGGCTGATATCCGCAGCAGGATGCAGGATTTGAAGGATCAGTTAATTGAGGCAATAAATCATATCCACAAAGTCTCCGAAGTTCATGTGTTTGTAGCCATATGCCGGGGCCTTTGGGACCGTATGGGAAAG GATGTCTTGAGTTTCCTGGAAAATCGCAAAGAAAACAAGGCCTGGTACAAAGGGGCGAGAGTCTCAGTATCT GTTCTTGATGATACGTTTGCATCCCAGATGCAGCAGCTGCTTGGTAATACGCTCCAGCAGAAGGACCTGGAGCCACCTAGGTCGATAATGGAAGTTAGGTCAATTCTCTGCAAAGATGCTGCACCCCGACAAAAGAACTCCAGCTTTTACTATTGA
- the LOC127305883 gene encoding peptidyl-prolyl cis-trans isomerase FKBP12, whose amino-acid sequence MGAELFLPGGGSGKVSAAAASSALAGSSLRNGRCLAVASHQRRGRQRGSMWQWRHSRTATGQRQQHQRCCAIPELWRGDADDGKVGFEKEILKPDTGPKPVKGQKVTVHCTGYGKDGDLSQKFWSTKDKGQQEFTFTIGMGSVIKGWDEGVLTMQVGEVARITCTPDYGYGASGFPAWGIRPNSELVFEIEVLSAKSW is encoded by the exons ATGGGGGCAGAGTTGTTCCTGCCGGGAGGGGGCAGCGGCAAGGTCTCCGCCGCGGCAGCATCGAGCGCCCTCGCCGGGTCCTCGCTGAGAAATGGACGCTGCCTGGCAGTAGCTAGCCATCAGCGGCGCGGCCGGCAGCGTGGTTCCATGTGGCAATGGCGGCATA GTCGCACCGCCACCGGTCAGAGACAACAACACCAACGCTGCTGTGCCATCCCGGAGTTGTGGAGAGGAGACGCGGATGACGGGAAGGTGGGATTCGAGAAGGAGATCCTGAAACCTGACACCGGCCCCAAGCCCGTCAAGGGCCAGAAGGTCACCGTCCACTGCACCGGCTACG ggaaggatggtgatctgtctCAGAAGTTCTGGAG taccAAGGACAAGGGGCAGCAGGAATTCACTTTCACCATTGGCATGGGCTCAGTGATCAAAG GATGGGATGAGGGAGTTCTGACCATGCAAGTGGGCGAAGTTGCTCGTATTACG TGCACCCCAGATTACGGATATGGAGCCAGTGGCTTTCCAGCCTGGGGAATTCGACCAAATTCCGAGCTAGTATTCGAGATAGAGGTTCTCAGCGCCAAATCTTGGTAG